One genomic segment of Actinomycetota bacterium includes these proteins:
- a CDS encoding DUF389 domain-containing protein — MLHLRIFVPPERADAAIATLRAVDGLHDLVHLPRAEVEHGDDLLTASVEPIVANEVVERLRRLRIERPGAVALVREDRTEVMPVEDDRIGYWDASADAIVVEEVVDEARENARLSSTYLAYMAAAGAVAGIGVGEDSSVLIVGAMAISPDLLPLSAICVGLVAHERRTVLVGVSTLLAGLAAAALVAGLLVRLADLADIIQADLGDNVLTTFVTQPSLATVIVALAAGVAAMLSIERQAASAVGVAISVTTIPAAAAIGVTLGLGDWDRMVGAAVVLAANLLALAVAGSLTLWVQLHRGHSIAGRSVRDASRRR, encoded by the coding sequence GTGCTCCACCTGCGGATCTTCGTGCCGCCCGAGAGAGCCGACGCCGCGATCGCGACGTTGCGCGCGGTCGACGGGCTGCACGACCTCGTGCATCTACCCCGGGCCGAGGTCGAGCACGGCGACGACCTCCTCACCGCCTCGGTCGAGCCGATCGTCGCGAACGAGGTCGTCGAACGGCTGCGCCGTCTCCGCATCGAACGTCCGGGCGCGGTCGCGCTCGTGCGTGAGGACCGCACCGAGGTGATGCCGGTCGAGGACGACCGGATCGGATACTGGGATGCGTCGGCCGACGCGATCGTCGTCGAGGAGGTCGTCGACGAGGCCCGCGAGAACGCGCGCCTGTCGTCGACGTACCTCGCGTACATGGCGGCCGCGGGAGCGGTGGCAGGCATCGGTGTCGGAGAGGATTCCTCGGTGCTGATCGTGGGCGCGATGGCGATCAGTCCCGACCTGCTCCCGCTCTCGGCGATCTGTGTGGGGCTCGTCGCGCACGAGCGGCGGACCGTGCTGGTCGGGGTGAGTACCTTGCTGGCCGGGCTCGCCGCCGCCGCGCTCGTCGCCGGGCTGCTCGTGCGGCTGGCCGACCTCGCAGACATCATCCAGGCAGATCTCGGGGACAACGTGCTCACCACGTTCGTCACCCAGCCGTCCCTCGCGACGGTGATCGTGGCGCTCGCCGCCGGCGTGGCCGCGATGCTCTCGATCGAACGCCAGGCCGCGTCGGCGGTCGGCGTGGCGATCTCGGTCACCACGATCCCGGCGGCGGCCGCGATCGGCGTCACGCTCGGCCTCGGGGACTGGGATCGGATGGTGGGCGCCGCGGTAGTACTCGCGGCCAACCTCCTGGCGCTCGCGGTCGCCGGTTCGCTCACGCTCTGGGTACAGCTCCATCGCGGGCACTCGATCGCCGGCAGGTCTGTCCGCGACGCGTCGCGGCGTCGATGA
- a CDS encoding DUF2087 domain-containing protein gives MAETPDEILRALADPQRLAIAGMLAGGDRAADELAAAAGITLARVHKHLNRLTATGVVRVNDDRHTYRLDPETLRWAAEQVGPPRDAGLALGAATDDEETVLRTFFRNGRLTEIPAKESKRRIVLERIALEFEPGRHYDEQQVNAIVGRFFNDYAALRRYLVDEGFLDREGGVYWRAGGRVDL, from the coding sequence ATGGCTGAGACCCCCGACGAGATCCTGCGGGCGCTCGCCGACCCGCAGCGCCTGGCGATCGCCGGCATGCTGGCCGGCGGCGATCGCGCCGCCGACGAGCTCGCGGCGGCCGCAGGCATCACGTTGGCGAGGGTCCACAAACACCTGAACCGCCTCACCGCGACCGGGGTCGTGCGCGTCAACGACGATCGCCACACGTACCGGCTGGACCCCGAGACCCTGCGCTGGGCGGCCGAGCAGGTGGGACCTCCGCGCGACGCCGGCCTCGCCCTCGGCGCCGCGACCGACGACGAGGAGACCGTGCTGCGCACGTTCTTCCGGAACGGACGGCTCACCGAGATCCCCGCGAAGGAGTCGAAGCGCCGCATCGTGCTCGAGCGGATCGCGCTCGAGTTCGAACCCGGCCGCCACTACGACGAGCAGCAGGTCAACGCGATCGTGGGCCGCTTCTTCAACGACTATGCCGCGCTGCGCCGATACCTGGTCGACGAGGGATTCCTCGACCGGGAGGGCGGCGTCTACTGGCGAGCGGGGGGCAGGGTCGACCTCTGA
- a CDS encoding PD-(D/E)XK nuclease family protein, giving the protein MQLTDPQRRTLEGLIGTGDRPTFPADLAQRLRDRIESAVRELELAEPLWLGKEKLNQHQRCEGLFRSVLAGEAPPFAHSARSAHGVLLHKAIEVEVGARDGMDPHEIAQVAVGRVLEREERFGEYWRELPASEQDDALMEVARRVTLFQGSFPPLKPLRRELSPISELRVRAELLGGDLVLSGQIDLVLGTPDRLEPNRATRLVVDLKTGSAFPEFAEDMRFYALVMTLRFGVPPYRAASLFLESGTWQAEDVTEELLVHAADRAIAAVRAAAALSNGREPALTPGAYCGWCPRVTVCPVAELPSAV; this is encoded by the coding sequence GTGCAGCTCACCGATCCGCAGCGGCGCACCCTCGAGGGCCTGATCGGCACCGGCGACCGCCCGACGTTCCCCGCAGACCTCGCGCAGCGGCTCCGCGACCGCATCGAGAGCGCCGTCCGCGAGCTCGAGCTGGCCGAGCCGTTGTGGCTCGGCAAGGAGAAGCTCAACCAGCACCAGCGATGCGAGGGGCTGTTCCGGTCCGTGCTCGCCGGCGAGGCGCCGCCCTTCGCTCATTCGGCTCGCAGCGCTCACGGCGTGCTCCTGCACAAGGCGATCGAGGTCGAGGTCGGCGCTCGCGACGGCATGGATCCGCACGAGATCGCCCAGGTCGCCGTCGGCCGGGTGCTCGAGCGGGAGGAACGCTTCGGGGAGTACTGGCGCGAGCTCCCGGCCTCCGAGCAGGACGACGCGCTGATGGAGGTGGCGAGGCGGGTGACGTTGTTCCAGGGGTCGTTCCCGCCGCTCAAGCCGCTTCGTCGGGAACTCTCGCCGATCAGTGAACTGCGAGTGCGGGCCGAGCTGCTCGGCGGCGATCTCGTCCTCAGCGGTCAGATCGACCTCGTGCTGGGCACACCCGACCGGCTCGAGCCGAACCGCGCGACGCGGCTCGTCGTCGACCTGAAGACGGGGTCGGCGTTCCCGGAGTTCGCCGAGGACATGCGGTTCTACGCGCTCGTGATGACGCTGCGCTTCGGGGTGCCGCCCTACCGTGCGGCGTCGCTGTTCCTCGAGAGCGGCACGTGGCAGGCCGAGGACGTCACCGAGGAGCTCCTCGTGCACGCCGCCGACCGCGCGATCGCCGCGGTGCGCGCCGCCGCCGCTCTCTCGAACGGGCGCGAACCGGCGCTCACGCCCGGCGCCTACTGCGGCTGGTGCCCCCGGGTCACCGTCTGCCCGGTCGCCGAGCTGCCCTCGGCGGTGTAG